The Urbifossiella limnaea genome has a window encoding:
- a CDS encoding choice-of-anchor I domain-containing protein: MSRPPARLRFEPLEDRAVPAVAFSRVFSYDVGGSAAAEISAFDPGSDRLFVLNAEAGATRVEILSLATPATPVDVGDLTAALITDAPGFTAGIPNSVATSNGLVAVAFEAAVRQDPGRVAFFTAATGAFVASYPVGAVPDMVTFTPDGLRLVVANEGEPNNYTSAANNDPEGSVTIVTLPAAGTAAGATVTTAGFTSFNGQEAALRAQGIRLFGPFATVAEDLEPEYIAVSPDSTTAYVTLQENNAVAVVNLATATVTQLRPLGLKDYSQNIATVRNYDFDPADLPTVGTTAPSATFPAGQAIKLGGFSGLFFEGTDPVSGNLKFITHTDRGPNGEPVDLIPGTPGNERPFALPTFQPRLVRFELNRTTGAITLTGQILLTKADGSPLTGLPNLQAGAQATPYTDEIPIDLFGNQLPNDALGADLEGVVVAADGSFWMVDEYRPAIYHFDATGKLIERFVPQGTAAAVGQPAGTFGTEALPAVLGQFRRANRGFEAVAFDPAVNKLYAFVQTTLDNPDTSNAGVRNNGNVRVVEFDVGTKAVTAEYVYVMRDTTAAGTAKTDKIGDAVSLGGGKFMVLERDDRTGADSNKLVYEIDLAGATNITTLPNPLTAPAAVAGQTIEQLNATELAAAGIVPVKKTLTVNAAAVGYTGVSKPEGLARIDATTFALLNDNDFGVLAQAIAGDGTIPLNPNPEPIRLGLLSFATSNGLDASDRDLGPAFTAGRVNIQKQPVFGMYMPDAIATYTVGGKTYYVTANEGDARDYTGFAEEVRVGAGAYVLDPAAFPTAATLKLNQNLGRLTVTTASGNTDGDAEFEQIHTFGARSFSVWDAATGARVSDSGDALERLTALLGPARFNAEGTPATFDTRSDNKGPEPEAVAVGVIDGRTYAFIGLERFGGVAVFDVTDPVAPRFTDYLDTPGDLAPEGLFFLSAADSPTGRAAVVVSNEVSGTVTMYDAAPGAFTLQLLHASDLEPGIAAGDDAPRFAAVVDYLERDLFTAGDPRKQAFAGSVLLSSGDNFIAGPFYAASGDPSLNTVLNSNPTGTNGDVASPGRAGVEIMNRIGFDASALGNHEFDQGQRELRNVIQPQAGQTGGANAPAPARQWRGATFPYLSANLTFTGTDLSGSIAPAGVSTTGLAAGRIAPSAIIDADGDGPGTEFVGVIGITTPLLASISSPGNVGVSPTGVTGSLTPAQLQQLAGIVQAQVTILEGLGIDKIVLLSHLQQFSEEQALAGLLSGVDVIIAGGSDTRLADNTDVLRAGDAAEGPYPVTATGADGNPLLLVSTDGNFSYVGRLVLTFDANGVIQTNALSADVNGAYAADQAGVERLYGPGAVAEVVSTKAAAVKQVTDAIDAVITLKDSTLFGRSDVYLNGLRAEVRTEETNLGNLSADANLLAAQQFDTSAVPTTVSIKNGGGIRDSVGTVDSTTGVRGPTAANPDAGKLAGQVSDLDIENALRFNNTLSVVTVTAAQVKVLLEHAVAATGPGQTPGQFAQVGGIRFSFDTAGTAQVIAGNAGTGLATVTPGTRVRNAAVVDAAGNVVDVLVQDGAVVGDPARLVRVVTLSFLVEDGDNDGRGGDNYPFPTFRTQNTPAVFDRVDLSEGGAPLGEQRAAELFFQQNFPAGGPAYAEADTPVARDTRIQSLAARADTVLLGLVVPAPVTTAEDTPATNLGVAPTAESGTGVTHVQVTNVVGGVLGLDGDILVPAGAVITIEQAAALRFVPAADFTGTASFQVQAATAADPAALAGVVQTVTITVTPVNDAPAAAADAYPVAPGSRLTVGSPGVLSNDTDAEGTALTAELVAAMPAAQGAVALSPNGSFVFTPAAGFAGTTSFTYRVSDGVAVSAPATVTLTVAAPADPVPALIDPTTGAPPAGFVAFPGANVPVGTALGDVTGDGTADLVAGAGVGGGPVVKVFDGATGAEARAFFAYDPSVRGGLTVAVGDVTGDGVADIVTGTGPGGAPHVKVFDGRTGAELASFFAFDQEFRGGVSVAIADVNADGKLDVIAGAGFGGAPHVKVFDGAGGAEFASFFAFDPAFRGGVLVAAGDVDGDGAVEVVAVAGDAGAPHVRTFDATGREERSFFAFDPALRIRLTVAAADVDGDGIDDIVVGPEAGATPTPRAFDGATGDPLDLTLAAIPVD, encoded by the coding sequence ATGAGCCGCCCGCCCGCCCGCCTCCGGTTCGAGCCGCTGGAAGACCGCGCCGTACCGGCCGTCGCCTTCAGCCGCGTGTTCAGCTACGACGTGGGCGGCAGCGCCGCCGCCGAGATCAGTGCCTTCGACCCCGGCTCCGACCGGCTGTTCGTCCTCAACGCCGAGGCGGGTGCGACACGGGTCGAGATTCTCAGCCTTGCCACTCCGGCGACGCCGGTCGACGTCGGCGACCTCACCGCCGCCCTGATCACCGACGCCCCCGGGTTCACGGCCGGCATCCCGAACAGCGTGGCGACGAGCAACGGGCTCGTCGCGGTGGCGTTCGAGGCGGCCGTCCGGCAAGACCCGGGTCGCGTCGCGTTCTTCACCGCCGCCACCGGCGCGTTCGTCGCCTCGTACCCGGTCGGCGCCGTACCCGACATGGTCACGTTCACCCCGGACGGGTTGCGGCTGGTCGTCGCCAACGAGGGCGAACCGAACAACTACACGTCGGCGGCCAACAACGACCCCGAGGGCTCGGTCACGATCGTCACCCTCCCCGCCGCCGGGACTGCCGCCGGCGCGACGGTAACGACGGCCGGGTTCACGTCGTTCAACGGCCAGGAGGCGGCGCTGCGGGCGCAGGGGATCCGCCTGTTCGGCCCGTTCGCCACCGTCGCCGAAGACCTCGAGCCCGAGTACATCGCCGTCTCGCCCGACTCGACGACCGCGTACGTCACGCTCCAGGAGAACAACGCCGTCGCGGTCGTGAACCTGGCAACGGCTACGGTCACGCAGCTCCGCCCGCTCGGCCTGAAGGACTACAGCCAGAACATCGCCACCGTTCGGAACTACGACTTCGACCCGGCCGACCTGCCGACCGTCGGCACCACCGCCCCGTCGGCGACGTTCCCGGCGGGCCAGGCGATCAAGCTCGGCGGGTTCTCGGGCCTGTTCTTCGAGGGGACCGACCCGGTCAGCGGCAACCTGAAGTTCATCACCCACACCGACCGTGGGCCGAACGGCGAACCGGTCGACCTGATCCCCGGCACCCCAGGGAACGAGCGGCCGTTCGCGCTGCCGACCTTCCAGCCGCGGCTCGTCCGCTTCGAGCTGAACCGCACGACGGGCGCCATCACGCTGACGGGTCAAATCCTGCTGACGAAGGCTGACGGCTCGCCACTGACCGGCCTGCCGAACCTCCAGGCGGGCGCCCAGGCCACGCCGTACACCGACGAAATCCCGATCGACCTGTTCGGCAACCAGCTCCCGAACGACGCCCTCGGCGCCGACCTCGAAGGGGTCGTGGTCGCCGCGGACGGCTCGTTCTGGATGGTGGACGAGTACCGCCCGGCGATCTACCACTTCGACGCCACCGGGAAGCTGATCGAGCGGTTCGTGCCGCAGGGGACCGCCGCCGCGGTCGGGCAGCCGGCGGGCACGTTCGGCACCGAGGCACTGCCGGCCGTGCTCGGCCAGTTCCGCCGCGCCAACCGCGGGTTCGAGGCGGTCGCGTTCGACCCGGCGGTGAACAAGCTCTACGCCTTCGTGCAGACCACGCTCGACAACCCGGACACCAGCAACGCCGGCGTGCGGAACAACGGCAACGTCCGCGTCGTCGAGTTCGACGTGGGCACGAAGGCGGTGACGGCCGAGTACGTGTACGTGATGCGCGACACGACCGCCGCCGGGACCGCGAAGACGGACAAGATCGGCGACGCGGTGTCGCTCGGCGGCGGCAAGTTTATGGTCCTCGAGCGCGACGACCGCACTGGCGCTGACTCGAACAAGCTCGTCTACGAGATCGACCTCGCCGGCGCCACGAACATCACCACCCTGCCGAACCCGCTGACCGCCCCGGCCGCGGTCGCCGGCCAGACGATCGAGCAGCTCAACGCGACGGAGCTGGCCGCGGCCGGCATCGTGCCGGTGAAGAAGACGCTGACGGTGAACGCCGCGGCCGTCGGGTACACCGGCGTCAGCAAGCCGGAGGGGCTGGCCCGCATCGACGCGACCACGTTCGCGCTGCTCAACGACAACGACTTCGGCGTCCTCGCCCAGGCCATCGCCGGCGACGGCACCATCCCGCTGAACCCGAACCCGGAGCCGATCCGCCTCGGGCTGCTGTCGTTCGCCACCAGCAACGGCCTCGACGCCAGCGACCGCGACCTCGGTCCGGCGTTCACCGCCGGGCGCGTCAACATCCAGAAGCAGCCGGTGTTCGGCATGTACATGCCGGACGCCATCGCCACGTACACGGTCGGCGGGAAGACGTACTACGTCACCGCGAACGAGGGCGACGCCCGCGACTACACCGGGTTCGCCGAGGAGGTCCGCGTCGGCGCCGGCGCGTACGTGCTCGACCCGGCGGCGTTCCCGACCGCCGCGACGCTGAAGCTAAACCAGAACCTCGGCCGCCTCACCGTCACGACCGCGAGCGGCAACACCGACGGCGACGCCGAGTTCGAGCAGATCCACACCTTCGGCGCCCGGTCGTTCTCGGTGTGGGACGCGGCCACCGGCGCCCGCGTGTCCGATAGCGGGGACGCCCTGGAGCGACTCACCGCGCTGCTCGGCCCGGCGCGGTTCAACGCGGAAGGCACCCCCGCCACGTTCGACACCCGCAGCGACAACAAGGGGCCGGAGCCCGAGGCCGTGGCGGTCGGCGTCATCGACGGCCGCACGTACGCCTTCATCGGCCTGGAGCGGTTCGGCGGCGTCGCGGTGTTCGACGTGACCGACCCGGTCGCGCCGCGGTTCACCGACTACCTCGACACCCCCGGCGACCTGGCGCCCGAGGGGCTGTTCTTCCTGTCGGCCGCCGACAGCCCGACCGGCCGGGCCGCGGTGGTCGTGTCGAACGAGGTGAGCGGCACGGTCACGATGTACGACGCCGCCCCCGGCGCGTTCACGCTGCAGCTGCTCCACGCCTCCGACCTCGAACCGGGCATCGCCGCCGGCGACGACGCGCCGCGGTTCGCCGCCGTGGTGGACTATTTGGAGCGCGACCTGTTTACCGCCGGCGACCCGCGGAAGCAGGCGTTTGCCGGCAGCGTGCTGCTGTCGTCCGGCGACAACTTCATCGCCGGCCCGTTCTACGCGGCGAGCGGCGACCCGAGCTTGAACACGGTGCTGAACTCGAACCCGACCGGCACCAACGGCGACGTGGCGAGCCCCGGCCGGGCCGGCGTCGAGATCATGAACCGGATCGGGTTCGACGCCTCGGCGCTCGGCAACCACGAGTTCGACCAGGGGCAGCGCGAGCTGCGGAACGTCATCCAGCCGCAGGCCGGGCAGACCGGCGGCGCGAACGCCCCCGCCCCGGCCCGGCAGTGGCGCGGGGCCACGTTCCCGTATCTGTCGGCGAACCTGACCTTCACCGGCACCGACCTGAGCGGGTCGATCGCCCCCGCCGGCGTGAGCACCACCGGCCTCGCCGCCGGCCGCATCGCCCCGAGCGCCATCATCGACGCCGACGGCGACGGCCCCGGCACCGAGTTCGTCGGCGTCATCGGCATCACCACGCCGCTGCTCGCCAGCATCTCGTCGCCGGGGAACGTCGGCGTCAGCCCGACCGGTGTCACCGGGAGCCTGACCCCGGCGCAGCTCCAGCAGCTCGCCGGCATCGTGCAGGCGCAGGTGACGATCCTCGAAGGGCTCGGCATCGACAAGATCGTCCTCCTGTCGCACCTCCAGCAGTTCTCGGAGGAACAGGCGCTGGCCGGGCTGCTGAGCGGCGTGGACGTCATCATCGCCGGCGGGTCCGACACGCGCCTCGCTGACAACACCGACGTCCTCCGCGCCGGCGACGCGGCGGAAGGGCCGTACCCCGTCACCGCGACGGGCGCCGACGGCAACCCGCTGTTGCTCGTCAGCACCGACGGCAACTTCTCCTACGTCGGCCGGCTCGTGCTGACGTTCGACGCGAACGGCGTGATCCAGACGAACGCGCTGAGTGCCGACGTGAACGGCGCGTACGCCGCCGACCAGGCGGGCGTCGAGCGGCTGTACGGACCCGGCGCCGTGGCCGAGGTGGTGAGCACGAAGGCGGCGGCGGTGAAGCAGGTGACGGACGCCATCGACGCCGTCATCACGCTGAAGGACAGCACGCTGTTCGGCCGGTCCGACGTGTACCTGAACGGCCTCCGCGCCGAGGTCCGGACCGAGGAGACGAACCTCGGCAACCTGTCCGCCGACGCCAACCTCCTCGCCGCGCAGCAGTTCGACACCAGCGCCGTGCCGACGACCGTGTCGATCAAGAACGGCGGCGGCATCCGCGACTCGGTCGGCACCGTGGACAGCACGACCGGCGTGCGCGGCCCGACCGCGGCCAACCCGGACGCCGGAAAACTCGCCGGTCAGGTGTCGGACCTCGACATCGAGAACGCCCTGCGGTTCAACAACACGCTTTCGGTGGTCACCGTCACCGCCGCGCAGGTGAAGGTGCTGCTCGAGCACGCCGTCGCCGCGACCGGCCCGGGACAGACGCCCGGCCAGTTCGCGCAGGTCGGCGGCATCCGGTTCAGCTTCGACACCGCCGGCACGGCCCAGGTCATCGCCGGGAACGCCGGCACGGGACTGGCCACCGTCACCCCCGGCACCCGGGTGCGGAACGCCGCGGTCGTGGACGCCGCCGGGAACGTCGTCGACGTGCTGGTGCAGGACGGCGCCGTGGTCGGCGACCCGGCGCGGCTCGTCCGCGTCGTCACCCTCAGCTTCCTGGTGGAGGACGGCGACAACGACGGCCGCGGCGGCGACAACTACCCGTTCCCGACGTTCCGCACCCAGAACACCCCCGCCGTGTTCGACCGGGTAGACCTGTCCGAGGGCGGCGCCCCGCTCGGCGAGCAGCGCGCCGCCGAACTGTTCTTCCAGCAGAACTTCCCGGCCGGCGGCCCGGCCTACGCCGAGGCGGACACGCCGGTCGCCCGCGACACCCGCATCCAGAGCCTCGCCGCCCGCGCCGACACGGTGCTGCTCGGACTCGTCGTTCCGGCCCCGGTCACGACGGCCGAGGACACGCCGGCGACGAACCTGGGCGTCGCCCCGACGGCCGAGAGCGGCACGGGCGTGACGCACGTGCAGGTGACGAACGTGGTCGGCGGGGTGCTCGGCCTCGACGGCGACATCCTCGTTCCGGCGGGCGCGGTCATTACGATCGAGCAGGCGGCCGCGCTGCGGTTCGTCCCGGCGGCGGACTTCACCGGCACGGCATCGTTCCAGGTGCAGGCCGCGACCGCGGCTGACCCCGCGGCACTCGCCGGCGTCGTGCAGACGGTCACGATCACGGTGACGCCGGTGAACGACGCGCCGGCCGCCGCGGCCGACGCCTACCCGGTCGCCCCCGGGTCGCGGCTGACGGTCGGGTCGCCGGGCGTGCTGTCGAACGACACCGACGCGGAGGGGACGGCGCTGACGGCGGAACTCGTCGCCGCGATGCCGGCCGCGCAAGGGGCGGTGGCGCTCAGCCCGAACGGGTCGTTCGTGTTCACGCCGGCGGCCGGGTTCGCCGGCACCACGTCGTTCACCTACCGCGTGTCCGACGGGGTCGCGGTCTCGGCCCCGGCCACGGTTACCCTGACGGTCGCCGCGCCGGCCGACCCGGTTCCGGCGCTCATCGACCCGACCACCGGCGCGCCGCCGGCGGGGTTCGTGGCGTTCCCCGGGGCGAACGTCCCGGTCGGCACCGCGCTCGGCGACGTGACCGGCGACGGCACGGCCGACCTGGTGGCGGGTGCCGGCGTCGGCGGCGGACCGGTCGTGAAGGTGTTCGACGGGGCGACGGGGGCCGAGGCGCGGGCCTTCTTCGCCTACGACCCGTCGGTCCGCGGCGGGCTCACCGTCGCCGTCGGCGACGTGACCGGCGACGGCGTGGCCGACATCGTGACGGGCACCGGCCCGGGCGGGGCGCCGCACGTGAAGGTGTTCGACGGCCGGACCGGCGCCGAACTCGCCAGCTTCTTCGCGTTCGACCAGGAGTTCCGCGGCGGGGTGAGCGTGGCGATTGCCGACGTGAACGCCGACGGCAAGCTCGACGTGATCGCCGGCGCCGGGTTCGGCGGGGCGCCGCACGTGAAGGTCTTCGACGGCGCCGGCGGGGCCGAGTTCGCCAGCTTCTTCGCCTTCGACCCGGCGTTCCGCGGCGGGGTGCTGGTCGCGGCCGGCGACGTGGACGGCGACGGGGCGGTGGAGGTGGTGGCGGTGGCCGGCGACGCCGGCGCCCCGCACGTCCGCACGTTCGACGCGACCGGCCGCGAGGAGCGGAGCTTCTTCGCGTTCGACCCGGCGCTCCGCATCCGGCTGACGGTCGCCGCGGCGGACGTGGACGGCGACGGCATCGACGACATCGTGGTCGGCCCGGAGGCGGGCGCGACGCCGACCCCGCGGGCGTTCGACGGGGCGACCGGCGACCCGCTCGACCTCACGCTCGCGGCGATCCCGGTCGATTGA
- a CDS encoding WD40 repeat domain-containing serine/threonine protein kinase: MFLAALDRPTPADRAAFLADACGTDAALRARVERLLAADSGAGILDAAVRPVRPLVAGGTFAVRYRLVRRLGAGGMGEVWAADQTAPVRRPVALKVIRPGLDPAALLARFELERQALAVMDHPHIARVFDAGVADGLPYLAMELVAGEPVTAYCDARRLAVRRRLALFVPVCRAVQHAHQKGVIHRDLKPANVLVAEVDGAPAPKVIDFGIAKPAGLDAGDGVRTGRGVLVGTPEYMAPEQAGGALDVDTRADVYALGVLLYELLTGVPPIRAAGPGAAGLLELLRAVREDDPPPPGRLRPELRGDLDAVVMKALEKDRARRYDTAADLARDVERVLAGEPVAARPVGRVERGRRWARRNPAVAGLLAVVAVLLLTVAVGASAFAVRLRDALNDSESARKDTRRQLWQAQLSRADATAQGGLPGQRTASLALLREALGAARELGLTDADRAAFRDVAVAVLGLPDLEVEREWDGYPPGTRHVAADAKLERYARADQSGAVSVRRVADDVEVCALPGGGKPVRVTLSDDGRSLAVVDSGGAGRVFHLDGATPKPLFAAGMDPARAPHFSPDGGRLVFVAGATLRSWDRATGEVWSWPLPGRAHGGSALSADGRLVAVGCAPTGPAVLHVRAADGADYAETLPLTGAAESVAWHPGGRVVAVFTGRRVRLLEVPGGRALGVLDGHRADGGRVAFDAAGDRLFSNDWLGLLRVWDWRGGRQLLTLPAAWPDHDRMTAAGDRLFVHGATPSTLRVVRCEPGRERQALGRPPAAGHDPTPDPLGRFVLVSGDRGTAALAPDTGEERGRLKSGHRPFLLSQSLLLTSGTDGPHRWPRADDAAARVTRFGPPEWLGPPVSGGAETHGASADGRVVAVPNHSAGAVVLHTAAPWLVAPTGPQEFVRTCAVSPYGRWVATGSGESPTSSGARVWDARTGAPVYSFPVPGLCPVGFSPCGRWLVTGGGGLRVWHVGTWADGPALPGAASAVGWAFTPGGDILAVGGHGEVRLVRPADGAELARLPLPGLGKFQPRAFSADGGRLYVTDLETSGVVTWDVRRLRRGLSELGLDWDTPPIPAEGPAAAGWRVEFVGVDRLGRPWAEAVKAAEANWLDVGARARLAATSKTPAESLLHAGVALGLDPTRLDARLYRARAALQLRQFDAAAADAAAVLAAVPGHLDATRVRDAAGKIPRR, from the coding sequence TTGTTCCTGGCCGCCCTCGACCGGCCGACGCCGGCCGACCGCGCCGCCTTCCTCGCCGACGCCTGCGGCACCGACGCCGCCCTGCGGGCGCGCGTCGAGCGCCTCCTCGCCGCCGACTCCGGTGCCGGCATCCTCGACGCCGCAGTTCGACCCGTGCGCCCGCTCGTGGCCGGCGGGACGTTCGCGGTCCGCTACCGGCTCGTGCGCCGCCTCGGCGCCGGCGGCATGGGCGAGGTGTGGGCCGCGGACCAGACCGCCCCCGTCCGTCGGCCCGTCGCGCTGAAGGTGATCCGCCCCGGCCTCGACCCCGCGGCGCTGCTCGCCCGCTTCGAGCTGGAGCGGCAGGCGCTCGCCGTCATGGACCACCCGCACATCGCCCGCGTGTTCGACGCCGGCGTCGCCGACGGGCTGCCGTACCTGGCGATGGAGCTGGTCGCCGGCGAGCCCGTCACCGCGTACTGCGACGCCCGGCGGCTCGCGGTCCGCCGGCGGCTCGCGCTGTTCGTGCCCGTCTGCCGGGCGGTACAGCACGCGCACCAGAAGGGCGTCATCCACCGCGACCTGAAGCCGGCGAACGTGCTCGTCGCCGAGGTGGACGGGGCGCCGGCCCCGAAGGTGATCGACTTCGGCATCGCCAAGCCGGCCGGGCTCGACGCCGGCGACGGCGTCCGCACCGGCCGCGGGGTGCTCGTCGGCACGCCCGAGTACATGGCCCCCGAGCAGGCCGGCGGCGCCCTCGACGTGGACACCCGGGCCGACGTGTACGCCCTCGGCGTGCTGCTCTACGAGCTGCTGACGGGCGTGCCGCCGATCCGCGCCGCGGGGCCGGGCGCCGCCGGGCTGCTGGAGTTGCTGAGGGCCGTGCGCGAGGACGACCCGCCGCCGCCGGGCCGGCTGCGGCCGGAGCTGCGCGGCGACCTCGACGCGGTGGTGATGAAGGCGCTGGAGAAGGACCGCGCCCGCCGGTACGACACCGCCGCCGACCTGGCCCGCGACGTGGAGCGCGTCCTCGCCGGCGAGCCGGTCGCGGCGCGGCCGGTGGGGCGGGTCGAGCGCGGGCGCCGGTGGGCGCGGCGGAACCCGGCCGTCGCCGGTCTGCTGGCCGTCGTCGCCGTGCTGCTGCTGACCGTGGCCGTCGGCGCGTCGGCGTTCGCCGTCCGGCTGCGCGACGCGCTGAACGATTCCGAATCCGCCCGCAAGGACACGCGCCGGCAGCTGTGGCAGGCGCAGCTGAGCCGCGCCGACGCGACCGCGCAGGGCGGCCTGCCCGGCCAGCGGACCGCGAGCCTGGCGCTGCTGCGGGAGGCGCTCGGCGCGGCGCGGGAGCTCGGCCTCACCGACGCCGACCGGGCCGCCTTCCGCGACGTGGCCGTGGCCGTGCTCGGGCTGCCCGACTTGGAAGTCGAGCGCGAGTGGGACGGCTACCCGCCCGGCACGCGGCACGTCGCCGCCGACGCGAAGCTGGAGCGGTACGCCCGCGCCGACCAGTCCGGCGCCGTGAGCGTGCGCCGCGTCGCCGACGATGTCGAAGTGTGCGCGCTGCCCGGCGGCGGGAAGCCGGTGCGGGTTACGCTGAGCGACGACGGCCGGTCGCTCGCCGTCGTGGACAGCGGCGGCGCCGGCCGCGTGTTCCACCTCGACGGCGCGACGCCGAAGCCGCTGTTCGCCGCGGGCATGGACCCGGCGCGGGCGCCGCACTTCAGCCCGGACGGCGGCCGGCTCGTGTTCGTCGCCGGGGCGACGCTGCGCAGCTGGGACCGGGCGACGGGTGAGGTGTGGTCGTGGCCGCTGCCGGGCCGGGCGCACGGCGGGTCGGCGCTGTCGGCCGACGGCCGGCTCGTCGCCGTCGGCTGTGCCCCGACGGGGCCGGCGGTGCTGCACGTCCGCGCGGCGGACGGCGCCGACTACGCCGAGACGCTGCCGCTGACCGGGGCCGCGGAGAGCGTGGCGTGGCACCCCGGCGGCCGCGTCGTGGCCGTGTTCACCGGCCGGCGCGTCCGCCTGCTCGAGGTGCCCGGCGGCCGCGCGCTCGGCGTCCTCGACGGGCACCGGGCCGACGGCGGGCGGGTGGCGTTCGACGCGGCCGGCGACCGGCTGTTCAGCAACGACTGGCTCGGCCTGCTACGCGTGTGGGACTGGCGCGGCGGGCGGCAGCTGCTCACCCTGCCGGCGGCGTGGCCCGACCACGACCGCATGACCGCCGCCGGCGACCGCCTGTTCGTCCACGGGGCCACGCCGTCGACGCTGCGCGTGGTGCGGTGCGAGCCGGGCCGCGAGCGGCAGGCGCTCGGCCGGCCGCCGGCCGCCGGCCACGACCCGACGCCCGACCCGCTCGGCCGGTTCGTCCTCGTGTCCGGCGACCGCGGCACCGCGGCGCTGGCCCCGGACACGGGCGAGGAACGCGGCCGGCTGAAGTCCGGTCACCGGCCGTTCCTCCTGAGCCAAAGTCTGCTCCTCACGTCCGGCACGGACGGCCCGCACCGGTGGCCGCGGGCCGACGACGCGGCGGCGCGGGTGACGCGGTTCGGCCCGCCCGAGTGGCTGGGGCCACCCGTGTCCGGCGGCGCCGAGACACACGGGGCCAGCGCCGACGGCCGCGTGGTGGCCGTGCCGAACCACTCCGCCGGGGCGGTGGTGCTGCACACCGCCGCGCCGTGGCTCGTGGCCCCGACCGGGCCGCAGGAGTTCGTGCGGACGTGCGCCGTCAGCCCCTACGGCCGGTGGGTGGCGACCGGCAGCGGCGAGAGCCCGACGAGCAGCGGCGCCCGCGTGTGGGACGCGCGGACGGGGGCGCCGGTGTACTCGTTCCCCGTGCCGGGGCTGTGCCCGGTCGGGTTCAGCCCGTGCGGCCGGTGGCTCGTCACCGGCGGCGGCGGGCTCCGCGTGTGGCACGTCGGCACGTGGGCGGACGGGCCGGCGCTGCCGGGCGCGGCGTCGGCGGTGGGCTGGGCCTTCACCCCCGGCGGCGACATCCTCGCGGTCGGCGGCCACGGCGAGGTGCGGCTGGTGCGGCCGGCCGACGGCGCCGAGCTGGCGCGACTGCCGCTGCCGGGGCTGGGAAAGTTTCAGCCCCGCGCCTTCTCCGCCGACGGCGGCCGGCTCTACGTCACCGACCTGGAGACGAGCGGCGTCGTGACGTGGGACGTGCGACGGCTCCGCCGCGGGCTCTCGGAACTGGGCCTGGACTGGGACACGCCGCCGATCCCCGCGGAGGGGCCGGCCGCGGCCGGGTGGCGGGTCGAGTTCGTCGGCGTGGACCGGCTCGGCCGGCCGTGGGCGGAGGCGGTGAAGGCCGCGGAGGCGAACTGGCTCGACGTGGGGGCGCGGGCCCGGCTGGCGGCCACGTCGAAGACGCCCGCCGAGAGCCTGCTGCACGCCGGCGTGGCGCTCGGGCTCGACCCGACGCGGCTCGACGCCCGCCTGTACCGCGCCCGCGCCGCTCTGCAGTTGCGGCAGTTCGATGCCGCGGCGGCCGACGCGGCGGCGGTGCTGGCCGCCGTGCCCGGCCACCTCGACGCGACGCGCGTCCGCGACGCCGCGGGAAAAATCCCGCGCCGGTGA
- a CDS encoding ECF-type sigma factor, whose protein sequence is MADVTRLLDAVAAGEDGAGNRLWAAVYAELRTLAAAQVAREQPGHTLDPTALVHEAFLRLAVDEGHTFANRRHFFGAAATAMRRILVEAARARGREKRGGDRRREYADLDALAAGGSDDDLLALHDALDRFAAVDPERAKLVELRFFAGLTLPQAAECLGVSPSTADRGWRYARAWLHAAMADDENSAGA, encoded by the coding sequence ATGGCCGACGTGACCCGCCTGTTGGATGCCGTCGCGGCCGGGGAGGACGGGGCCGGCAACCGGCTGTGGGCGGCCGTGTACGCCGAGCTGCGGACCCTCGCCGCCGCGCAGGTGGCCCGCGAGCAACCGGGCCACACGCTCGACCCCACCGCCCTGGTTCACGAGGCGTTCCTGCGGCTGGCCGTGGACGAGGGGCACACGTTCGCCAACCGCCGCCACTTCTTTGGCGCCGCCGCCACCGCCATGCGCCGCATCCTGGTCGAAGCGGCCCGCGCCCGCGGCCGGGAGAAGCGCGGCGGCGACCGTCGCCGCGAGTACGCCGACCTCGACGCCCTCGCCGCCGGCGGGTCCGACGACGACCTGCTGGCGCTGCACGACGCGCTCGACCGGTTCGCGGCCGTGGACCCGGAGCGGGCGAAGCTGGTGGAACTGCGGTTCTTCGCCGGGCTGACCCTGCCGCAGGCCGCCGAGTGCCTGGGGGTGTCGCCGTCGACCGCGGACCGCGGCTGGCGGTACGCCCGGGCGTGGCTGCACGCGGCGATGGCCGACGACGAAAACTCGGCCGGCGCGTGA